In Thunnus thynnus chromosome 20, fThuThy2.1, whole genome shotgun sequence, a single window of DNA contains:
- the si:ch1073-416j23.1 gene encoding rac GTPase-activating protein 1 isoform X1, with product MTSQPIGAAAEVTWSRTQLRRQVNAAADERSCAAVSPPTLLRKLDGVMGESRLVVEEVLALCLQRIAMEENTMNTELEFIEVVKKFETFRKKWLQAELELKKYKELLVKSDVAKAALEVKLKHARNQLDLEMKKRYRMEADYHYLQRQMQLMCDILVHDSKSSACLNDEQKSLLATFEHKGANVTLLHRSSKRLSVIDESSFLSHSDISYDRTDDDVDVDTSVIKPLRSRARERRRSSMGLTVGAPVGRRGRGGNVAVEPLERRTVEKEVETIVEASVTTADTGGKIHMVVGITQESPDNPTRSITQECAVSVCGSGGGGGGGDDTSVWCPCDETVAEPETEAKLEESVTVRAEKTLKHVFVSKTVIWTETCSPCGKRIRFGKIAMKCRKCRLIAHPECKHKCVNSCSSTTPGTAAQTNSLESFAPMKNPRVPQLIVECVTEIERRGLQERGLYRVPGGERLVRDLRDRFLQGKTPLMLSRVQDVHVLCGLLKDFLRTLKEPLVTFKLHRTFMEAAEMSDEDGSTAAIFQAVAELPKTNKDTLAFLMLHFHKVMKSPRCQMDQNNLSRVFGPTLVGHGMSAPSPATILKDTLTQMKVVCRLLSIPEESWRRIFDVRTDQTPSSSSSSSSSSSTTNKTSSQDEGHARLFQPLTSPELNSYYTAAGRGSVRGRIRNLGAASSNTGRAEPGRRFFTSPN from the exons ATGACATCACAACCAATAGGAGCAGCAGCTGAGGTCACATGGTCACGGACACAATTAAGAAGACAAGTGAATGCAGCTGCTGATGAGCGGAGCTGTGCTGCAGTTTCACCTCCAACAT TGTTGAGGAAGCTGGACGGAGTGATGGGGGAGTCTCGGCTCGTGGTGGAGGAAGTGCTGGCTCTCTGCCTTCAGAGGATCGCCATGGAGGAAAACACTATGAACACCGAGCTGG AGTTTATCGAGGTGGTTAAAAAGTTTGAGACCTTCAGGAAGAAATGGCTGCAGGCCGAGCTGGAGCTGAAGAAGTACAAGGAGCTGCTGGTGAAGTCTGACGTGGCCAAAGCCGCTCTGGAAGTCAAACTGAAACACGCTCGCAACCAGCTGGACTTGGAGATGAAGAAACGCTACAGGATGGAAGCCGACTATCACTACTTG CAGAGGCAGATGCAGCTGATGTGTGACATCCTGGTCCATGACAGCAAATCCAGTGCCTGTCTGAACGACGAGCAGAAATCTCTTTTGGCCACTTTTGAACACAAAGGAGCAAATGTGACTCTCCTGCACAGGAGCAGTAAACG GTTGTCGGTCATTGACGAGTCGTCGTTCCTGTCGCACTCTGATATCAGCTACGATCGGACCGATGATGACGTG GACGTGGACACATCTGTGATTAAACCGCTGAGATCTCGagccagagagaggagg AGATCGTCGATGGGTCTGACTGTCGGCGCTCCGGTTGGGAGGCGAGGGAGAGGCGGGAACGTCGCTGTAGAGCCGCTGGAGAGAAGAACTGTGGAGAAG GAGGTTGAGACGATCGTGGAGGCGTCAGTGACGACCGCAGACACTGGAGGGAAGATTCACATGGTGGTGGGCATCACACAGGAGAGCCCCGACAACCCGACCCGCTCCATCACCCAGGAGTGTGCTGTCTCAGTCTGtggcagtggaggaggaggaggaggaggag ATGACACGTCGGTGTGGTGTCCGTGTGATGAGACTGTGGCAGAACCTGAAACCGAAGCAAAGCTGGAGGAGAGCGTCACCGTCAGAGCGGAGAAAAccctgaaacatgtttttgtgtctaaaacG GTGATATGGACCGAGACGTGCTCGCCGTGCGGCAAGAGGATCCGCTTTGGGAAGATTGCGATGAAGTGCAGAAAATGTCGATTGATCGCTCATCCAGAGTGCAAACACAAATGCGTCAACAGCTGCTCCAGCACCACACCAGGAACTGCAGCTCAGACG AACTCGTTGGAAAGTTTTGCTCCGATGAAGAATCCCAGAGTTCCTCAGCTGATCGTCGAGTGTGTGACTGAGATCGAGAGGAGAGGACTGCAGGAG aGGGGTCTGTACAGAGTTCCTGGAGGTGAGCGGCTGGTGAGGGATCTCAGGGATCGCTTCCTTCAGGGGAAAACTCCGCTCATGCTCAGTAGAGTTCAGGACGTCCACGTGCTGTGCGGCCTCCTCAAAGACTTTCTGAGGACGCTGAAGGAGCCGCTGGTCACCTTCAAACTGCACCGCACATTCATGGAGGCTGCAG AGATGTCTGATGAAGACGGCAGCACTGCCGCCATTTTTCAGGCTGTAGCAGAGCTGCCAAAAACCAACAAAGACACTCTGGCTTTCCTCATGCTGCACTTTCACAA GGTCATGAAGAGTCCTCGGTGTCAGATGGACCAGAATAATCTGTCCCGGGTGTTTGGGCCGACTCTGGTGGGACACGGGATGTCTGCGCCGTCTCCAGCAACCATCCTGAAAGACACGCTCACTCAGATGAAG GTTGTTTGCCGCTTGTTGTCAATCCCTGAAGAATCATGGAGACGTATCTTTGATGTCCGCACCGACCAGaccccatcatcatcatcatcatcatcgtcctcctcctccaccaccaacAAGACCAGCAGCCAGGACGAAGGACACG CTCGTCTCTTCCAGCCGCTGACGTCTCCGGAGTTAAACAGCTACTACACAGCTGCAGGCAGAGGATCTGTGAGAGGCCGGATCAGGAACCTGGGCGCCGCTTCCAGCAACAC
- the si:ch1073-416j23.1 gene encoding rac GTPase-activating protein 1 isoform X2, translated as MTSQPIGAAAEVTWSRTQLRRQVNAAADERSCAAVSPPTLLRKLDGVMGESRLVVEEVLALCLQRIAMEENTMNTELEFIEVVKKFETFRKKWLQAELELKKYKELLVKSDVAKAALEVKLKHARNQLDLEMKKRYRMEADYHYLQRQMQLMCDILVHDSKSSACLNDEQKSLLATFEHKGANVTLLHRSSKRLSVIDESSFLSHSDISYDRTDDDVDVDTSVIKPLRSRARERRRSSMGLTVGAPVGRRGRGGNVAVEPLERRTVEKEVETIVEASVTTADTGGKIHMVVGITQESPDNPTRSITQECAVSVCGSGGGGGGDDTSVWCPCDETVAEPETEAKLEESVTVRAEKTLKHVFVSKTVIWTETCSPCGKRIRFGKIAMKCRKCRLIAHPECKHKCVNSCSSTTPGTAAQTNSLESFAPMKNPRVPQLIVECVTEIERRGLQERGLYRVPGGERLVRDLRDRFLQGKTPLMLSRVQDVHVLCGLLKDFLRTLKEPLVTFKLHRTFMEAAEMSDEDGSTAAIFQAVAELPKTNKDTLAFLMLHFHKVMKSPRCQMDQNNLSRVFGPTLVGHGMSAPSPATILKDTLTQMKVVCRLLSIPEESWRRIFDVRTDQTPSSSSSSSSSSSTTNKTSSQDEGHARLFQPLTSPELNSYYTAAGRGSVRGRIRNLGAASSNTGRAEPGRRFFTSPN; from the exons ATGACATCACAACCAATAGGAGCAGCAGCTGAGGTCACATGGTCACGGACACAATTAAGAAGACAAGTGAATGCAGCTGCTGATGAGCGGAGCTGTGCTGCAGTTTCACCTCCAACAT TGTTGAGGAAGCTGGACGGAGTGATGGGGGAGTCTCGGCTCGTGGTGGAGGAAGTGCTGGCTCTCTGCCTTCAGAGGATCGCCATGGAGGAAAACACTATGAACACCGAGCTGG AGTTTATCGAGGTGGTTAAAAAGTTTGAGACCTTCAGGAAGAAATGGCTGCAGGCCGAGCTGGAGCTGAAGAAGTACAAGGAGCTGCTGGTGAAGTCTGACGTGGCCAAAGCCGCTCTGGAAGTCAAACTGAAACACGCTCGCAACCAGCTGGACTTGGAGATGAAGAAACGCTACAGGATGGAAGCCGACTATCACTACTTG CAGAGGCAGATGCAGCTGATGTGTGACATCCTGGTCCATGACAGCAAATCCAGTGCCTGTCTGAACGACGAGCAGAAATCTCTTTTGGCCACTTTTGAACACAAAGGAGCAAATGTGACTCTCCTGCACAGGAGCAGTAAACG GTTGTCGGTCATTGACGAGTCGTCGTTCCTGTCGCACTCTGATATCAGCTACGATCGGACCGATGATGACGTG GACGTGGACACATCTGTGATTAAACCGCTGAGATCTCGagccagagagaggagg AGATCGTCGATGGGTCTGACTGTCGGCGCTCCGGTTGGGAGGCGAGGGAGAGGCGGGAACGTCGCTGTAGAGCCGCTGGAGAGAAGAACTGTGGAGAAG GAGGTTGAGACGATCGTGGAGGCGTCAGTGACGACCGCAGACACTGGAGGGAAGATTCACATGGTGGTGGGCATCACACAGGAGAGCCCCGACAACCCGACCCGCTCCATCACCCAGGAGTGTGCTGTCTCAGTCTGtggcagtggaggaggaggaggaggag ATGACACGTCGGTGTGGTGTCCGTGTGATGAGACTGTGGCAGAACCTGAAACCGAAGCAAAGCTGGAGGAGAGCGTCACCGTCAGAGCGGAGAAAAccctgaaacatgtttttgtgtctaaaacG GTGATATGGACCGAGACGTGCTCGCCGTGCGGCAAGAGGATCCGCTTTGGGAAGATTGCGATGAAGTGCAGAAAATGTCGATTGATCGCTCATCCAGAGTGCAAACACAAATGCGTCAACAGCTGCTCCAGCACCACACCAGGAACTGCAGCTCAGACG AACTCGTTGGAAAGTTTTGCTCCGATGAAGAATCCCAGAGTTCCTCAGCTGATCGTCGAGTGTGTGACTGAGATCGAGAGGAGAGGACTGCAGGAG aGGGGTCTGTACAGAGTTCCTGGAGGTGAGCGGCTGGTGAGGGATCTCAGGGATCGCTTCCTTCAGGGGAAAACTCCGCTCATGCTCAGTAGAGTTCAGGACGTCCACGTGCTGTGCGGCCTCCTCAAAGACTTTCTGAGGACGCTGAAGGAGCCGCTGGTCACCTTCAAACTGCACCGCACATTCATGGAGGCTGCAG AGATGTCTGATGAAGACGGCAGCACTGCCGCCATTTTTCAGGCTGTAGCAGAGCTGCCAAAAACCAACAAAGACACTCTGGCTTTCCTCATGCTGCACTTTCACAA GGTCATGAAGAGTCCTCGGTGTCAGATGGACCAGAATAATCTGTCCCGGGTGTTTGGGCCGACTCTGGTGGGACACGGGATGTCTGCGCCGTCTCCAGCAACCATCCTGAAAGACACGCTCACTCAGATGAAG GTTGTTTGCCGCTTGTTGTCAATCCCTGAAGAATCATGGAGACGTATCTTTGATGTCCGCACCGACCAGaccccatcatcatcatcatcatcatcgtcctcctcctccaccaccaacAAGACCAGCAGCCAGGACGAAGGACACG CTCGTCTCTTCCAGCCGCTGACGTCTCCGGAGTTAAACAGCTACTACACAGCTGCAGGCAGAGGATCTGTGAGAGGCCGGATCAGGAACCTGGGCGCCGCTTCCAGCAACAC